One genomic region from Thermoleptolyngbya sichuanensis A183 encodes:
- a CDS encoding AAA family ATPase yields the protein MLIAGWHFSGLRRGGDMALRTVTTEKAKITELIAVADRLVGDRLHQSLTDVDKIVLEQALRGSKLKDIQVVGYSQGTVERVFAPRLWKLLSQACSQKVGIKNLRLILEDYSQQAQPNTLSIGSDFSENALDRADEAATLAPQDLPNGIDLEGRFPQGSLRESPAQRFIAQPFILENLPAPTSTAFIGREAEIERLLHLLSPDHAAHLISIAGIGGVGKTSLAVECARRCLAASRNPQTYPNVPTFNALIFVSAKLCYLQSFGLLQRFDPMRSLQDILQQIADVLGETELAGASLNEQIHMIRRSLHGSSSASHAPRRTLLIIDNLETMENPQMVLSFLHDLPPSVKSLVTTREQSVFVPVRLVAMPTDEALSLIQHEAQEKGVALNPTERRALLRATGGLPVAIHYAIGQLANDFDLATVLQGMSNPTGDVARFCFETTVNGLRGQPSHHLLMALAMFPTPVLRETLFQVADVATSPDALQGALSQLCQLSLVNQQDNRYGMLPLTQEYALAELKAHPDFAQVARQRWVAWALHFSEPYANQEVKTWHSSFDGLQEEWQNLRAIADFCMTEGWYDELLQIWNNVKAYTYSMGRRKGRTDYWGDRLRWTEWLIAQATQRSQWRTLAEVMLDRAWTLTATRKPRALEEAEQLFEQIQTLRDYQDQPFQTEWAKKMSVLRTQQQQFDEAHQLLDEAEALLNPADWPAGKYARQRVQLLYYRGMTYFKAGQIAAAKQVFETARAQAHEVGWERAVRMTENWLADIAVREGKLDESEQLLVEGLRIAEQQDDPTRSAYVKRSFAELVQARGNPSEAQRWAREALALFEQLGMPYEAEETQAFLNGL from the coding sequence ATGCTAATCGCAGGCTGGCACTTCAGCGGACTGCGGAGAGGTGGCGATATGGCACTGCGGACGGTGACGACGGAAAAAGCCAAAATTACGGAACTCATCGCCGTAGCCGATCGGCTGGTGGGCGATCGCCTGCATCAGTCCCTCACCGATGTCGATAAGATCGTGCTGGAGCAAGCGCTGCGGGGCAGCAAGCTCAAGGATATTCAGGTGGTGGGCTACTCCCAGGGCACCGTCGAGCGAGTGTTTGCGCCGCGTCTGTGGAAGCTACTGTCGCAAGCCTGTTCACAAAAAGTCGGCATCAAAAATCTGCGGCTGATCTTGGAAGACTATAGCCAGCAGGCTCAGCCAAACACTCTGTCTATTGGCTCAGATTTTTCAGAAAACGCACTCGATCGGGCCGATGAGGCTGCGACTTTAGCGCCGCAGGATTTGCCCAATGGGATTGATTTGGAGGGGCGATTCCCGCAGGGATCGCTTCGCGAATCGCCCGCTCAGCGGTTTATTGCTCAGCCGTTTATTTTAGAGAACCTGCCCGCGCCCACCAGCACGGCCTTTATTGGGCGTGAGGCAGAGATTGAGCGCCTGCTGCACCTCCTCTCGCCCGACCACGCCGCCCATTTGATCAGCATTGCGGGCATTGGCGGCGTGGGCAAAACCTCGCTGGCGGTAGAGTGTGCGCGGCGCTGTTTGGCGGCCAGTCGCAACCCCCAGACCTATCCAAATGTCCCCACCTTCAATGCGCTGATTTTTGTATCGGCCAAGCTGTGCTATCTGCAATCCTTTGGGCTGCTGCAACGCTTTGACCCGATGCGATCGCTCCAAGACATTTTGCAGCAAATCGCCGACGTGCTGGGCGAAACGGAACTCGCCGGAGCCAGCCTGAATGAGCAGATTCACATGATTCGGCGATCGCTGCACGGCAGTTCCTCAGCGAGCCACGCACCACGCCGGACGCTGCTGATCATCGACAATCTGGAAACGATGGAAAATCCGCAGATGGTGCTGAGTTTCCTCCACGATCTGCCGCCATCGGTCAAAAGCTTGGTGACCACCCGCGAACAGTCGGTCTTCGTCCCTGTGCGGCTGGTGGCAATGCCCACCGACGAGGCGCTGAGCCTGATTCAGCATGAAGCCCAGGAAAAGGGCGTGGCGCTGAACCCCACGGAACGGCGGGCCCTGCTGCGGGCCACAGGCGGCCTACCCGTAGCCATACACTACGCCATCGGGCAGCTTGCCAACGACTTTGACCTAGCGACGGTGTTGCAGGGCATGTCGAACCCGACGGGCGACGTGGCCCGCTTTTGCTTTGAGACAACGGTGAACGGTTTGCGCGGCCAGCCGTCTCATCACCTGCTGATGGCGCTGGCCATGTTTCCGACCCCGGTCTTGCGCGAAACCCTGTTTCAGGTGGCGGATGTGGCGACCTCGCCCGATGCGCTGCAAGGAGCGCTGTCGCAGCTTTGTCAACTCTCGCTGGTAAATCAGCAGGACAATCGCTACGGAATGCTGCCTCTGACGCAAGAATACGCCCTGGCAGAGCTAAAGGCGCATCCCGACTTTGCCCAGGTAGCGCGGCAGCGGTGGGTCGCCTGGGCGCTTCATTTTTCTGAACCCTATGCCAACCAGGAAGTAAAAACCTGGCACTCGTCGTTTGACGGACTGCAAGAGGAATGGCAAAACCTGCGGGCGATCGCCGATTTTTGTATGACCGAGGGCTGGTATGACGAACTGCTCCAGATCTGGAACAACGTCAAGGCTTATACCTACAGCATGGGGCGGCGCAAGGGACGGACAGACTATTGGGGCGATCGCCTGCGGTGGACAGAATGGCTGATTGCTCAGGCCACCCAGCGCAGCCAGTGGCGCACCCTGGCAGAGGTAATGCTCGACCGTGCCTGGACGCTGACCGCCACCCGCAAGCCCAGGGCGCTAGAAGAAGCCGAGCAGCTATTCGAGCAAATTCAAACCCTGCGCGACTATCAAGACCAGCCGTTCCAGACCGAATGGGCGAAAAAAATGTCTGTCCTGCGAACCCAGCAGCAGCAGTTTGACGAGGCCCATCAGTTGCTAGACGAAGCAGAGGCCCTGCTCAACCCGGCCGACTGGCCCGCCGGAAAGTATGCCCGCCAGCGGGTGCAGCTTCTTTACTATCGAGGCATGACCTATTTCAAAGCCGGCCAGATTGCCGCCGCCAAGCAGGTCTTTGAAACCGCCCGCGCCCAGGCCCACGAGGTCGGCTGGGAACGGGCCGTGCGGATGACGGAAAACTGGCTGGCCGACATCGCCGTGCGCGAGGGCAAACTCGACGAGTCGGAGCAGCTTTTGGTCGAAGGGCTGCGGATTGCAGAGCAACAGGACGACCCGACCCGCAGCGCCTATGTGAAACGCTCCTTTGCCGAACTGGTGCAGGCGCGGGGCAACCCCTCCGAAGCGCAACGCTGGGCGCGGGAAGCCCTAGCGCTGTTTGAACAGCTTGGAATGCCCTACGAAGCCGAAGAAACCCAGGCATTTTTGAATGGCTTGTAG
- a CDS encoding transposase → MPATTCLYDQVLSLLRQSSNARDLRHLKALAWMVTALVCSGRLSLPQWEAYVPSRARQAQSTERRWQRFLGNRRVRVKSLYVPLVLAAIHRWQGRRLYLALDTTVLWNRYCRIHLTVTCCGRAVPLLWRVLEHPSATVSTKRYLPMLRLAHRLLQSYPDVMVLADRGFANHDLLEWLSQSRWHYCLRLPSDVVVQGPRRHPVKVGYLWPPKGEARLYEGVGIWSEGRWRCNLVLAHVKGVEEPWAVITDESPSLNTLWQYALRFRVEELFLDSKSGVFELEASGIRSAPALERLYLVAAIAILDGTTQGMAVQLDGLRCQVDPHWRRGISYLNIGLRWLKGAVNKGRTLLQLIALFTVDPEPCFASKKAEAHYYDRIWFSRIQSLCCQPTPGQSA, encoded by the coding sequence ATGCCAGCCACCACCTGCCTCTATGATCAAGTGCTGTCGTTATTGCGTCAATCCAGTAATGCCCGCGACCTGCGCCACCTCAAAGCGCTGGCGTGGATGGTGACGGCCCTGGTGTGCAGCGGTCGGTTGAGCCTGCCGCAGTGGGAAGCCTATGTGCCCAGTCGGGCCCGTCAGGCGCAAAGCACCGAACGCCGGTGGCAGCGCTTCCTAGGCAATCGCCGGGTGCGGGTCAAAAGTCTGTACGTGCCGCTGGTGCTAGCCGCCATCCATCGCTGGCAAGGTCGGCGGCTTTACCTGGCGCTCGATACGACGGTGTTGTGGAATCGCTACTGCAGGATTCACCTGACGGTTACCTGTTGCGGACGAGCGGTGCCGCTGCTGTGGCGGGTTTTGGAGCATCCCAGTGCCACCGTCAGCACGAAGCGATACCTCCCCATGCTGCGGTTAGCCCATCGGCTGTTGCAGTCGTACCCCGATGTGATGGTGTTAGCCGACCGCGGGTTTGCTAACCATGACCTGCTGGAGTGGCTAAGCCAAAGTCGCTGGCACTATTGTTTACGCTTGCCCAGTGACGTAGTGGTGCAGGGTCCGCGCCGTCATCCTGTTAAGGTAGGCTATCTGTGGCCTCCCAAAGGTGAAGCTCGACTCTATGAAGGGGTGGGAATCTGGAGCGAGGGGCGCTGGCGCTGCAATTTGGTGCTGGCTCATGTCAAAGGCGTCGAGGAACCCTGGGCGGTCATCACTGATGAGTCTCCCTCCCTCAATACCCTGTGGCAATATGCTCTCCGCTTTCGAGTCGAGGAGCTTTTCCTCGATTCTAAATCTGGTGTCTTTGAGTTAGAAGCTTCCGGCATCCGCTCCGCTCCGGCTCTCGAACGCCTCTATCTGGTCGCGGCGATCGCTATCCTTGATGGCACGACCCAGGGCATGGCGGTGCAACTCGATGGGCTACGCTGCCAGGTTGACCCGCACTGGAGGCGAGGGATTAGCTATCTCAACATAGGTTTGCGCTGGCTCAAGGGTGCCGTCAATAAAGGGCGAACACTGCTTCAGCTGATTGCCCTATTTACCGTTGACCCTGAACCCTGTTTTGCCTCTAAAAAAGCTGAAGCCCACTATTATGACCGCATTTGGTTTTCTAGAATTCAATCCTTGTGCTGCCAGCCGACACCCGGGCAGTCCGCATAA
- a CDS encoding type I secretion C-terminal target domain-containing protein, protein MSTPGKLDTTFNGNGRITFGLDGLDQARRVLVQADGKILALGDSSGSFSAARLTADGSLDNSFAGNGRTVLNFSGTQVLRDAVLQSDGKLIMVGDSDGDFGIVRFNLNGSLDSSFAGNGRQSTNFGATETVQKVLLQNDGRILVIGQSSSTFSGNSFAVARYRTDGSRDTSFDSNGRNSTNLGATAQVSDGLLQNDGKIVVAGTDGSAFALVRYRTDGSLDRDFGSRGIVRTRIGSGTTFSIAQRVLLQNDGKLIAVGTSSDDFAIARYNSDGSLDRSFGRSGVRTTDFGGFFTTVDAVTDAVLLSDGKILVAGTSGGRVALARYNRDGSLDSSFDGNGRVTTSLGNNSTAKKVLVQPNGKILVLAVSDGRAALLRYNSNGSLDNSFDGNGRVTTDLDAADNNADIALQPDGNLVLVGTNVGFFDRDFSVRRYVGDRIDVSLGTPIEPIDFNNGPAGITRNGTAANDRIAGTPGNDILRGKRGNDVVDGKRGNDRLFGGEGNDSLIGRDGRDELVGGNGDDTLKGGKRGDILIGGRGADVLSGGQGIDMFVYNNLNDAGDIITDFEAVDRIDLRGIFRSPTFAAPSPTAQYNQFIRLVQNGANTEVQIDRDGNGLRLDFITLVTLRNVSLDAVRPRNFVIA, encoded by the coding sequence ATGTCAACTCCCGGAAAACTCGATACCACCTTCAATGGCAACGGCCGCATCACCTTTGGGCTAGATGGGCTCGACCAGGCCCGCAGAGTGCTGGTTCAAGCCGATGGCAAAATTCTGGCGCTGGGCGACAGCAGTGGCAGCTTTTCGGCGGCCAGGCTGACGGCGGATGGTTCCCTGGACAATAGCTTTGCGGGCAACGGCAGAACCGTGCTGAACTTCAGCGGCACGCAGGTTTTGCGCGATGCAGTGCTGCAATCTGACGGCAAGCTCATCATGGTGGGCGACAGCGATGGCGATTTTGGCATTGTCCGCTTCAACCTCAACGGTTCGCTTGACAGTTCCTTTGCCGGAAATGGCCGCCAGTCTACCAACTTTGGGGCTACAGAAACGGTTCAAAAAGTGTTGCTGCAAAACGACGGTCGCATTCTGGTGATTGGCCAAAGCAGCAGCACCTTTAGCGGCAACAGCTTTGCAGTGGCCCGCTATCGCACGGACGGTTCTCGCGACACCAGTTTTGATAGCAATGGGCGCAATTCGACCAACCTGGGTGCCACGGCGCAGGTTAGCGACGGGCTGCTACAAAATGACGGCAAGATTGTGGTTGCGGGCACCGACGGATCGGCGTTTGCGCTGGTGCGCTATCGCACGGATGGGTCGCTCGATCGAGACTTTGGCAGTCGGGGCATTGTGCGGACGCGCATCGGCAGCGGCACGACGTTTTCAATTGCTCAACGGGTGCTGCTGCAAAATGACGGCAAGCTGATCGCCGTGGGGACGAGTAGCGATGATTTTGCGATCGCCCGTTATAACTCCGACGGGTCTCTCGACCGCAGCTTTGGGCGATCGGGCGTGCGAACTACTGATTTTGGCGGCTTCTTTACCACCGTGGATGCGGTGACGGATGCGGTGCTGCTGTCGGATGGCAAGATTTTGGTGGCAGGGACGAGCGGCGGACGGGTCGCCCTGGCGCGATACAACCGAGACGGCAGCCTCGACTCTAGCTTTGACGGCAATGGGCGCGTCACGACCAGTTTGGGCAATAACAGCACGGCAAAGAAGGTGTTGGTGCAGCCCAATGGCAAGATTTTGGTGCTGGCGGTGAGCGATGGCAGGGCTGCGCTGTTGCGCTACAACAGCAACGGTTCTCTGGACAACAGCTTCGACGGCAACGGGCGCGTCACGACGGATCTCGATGCGGCGGACAACAATGCCGATATTGCGCTCCAGCCCGATGGCAATCTGGTGCTTGTGGGAACCAATGTAGGCTTCTTTGACCGAGATTTTTCGGTGCGCCGCTATGTGGGCGATCGCATCGACGTGAGCCTGGGCACGCCCATTGAACCCATCGACTTTAACAACGGGCCCGCTGGCATTACTCGCAACGGCACCGCTGCCAACGACCGGATTGCGGGCACTCCCGGCAACGATATCCTGCGCGGCAAGCGGGGTAACGATGTGGTAGACGGCAAACGGGGCAACGATCGCCTGTTTGGCGGTGAAGGCAATGACAGCCTGATCGGCCGCGATGGGCGAGATGAATTGGTGGGCGGCAACGGCGACGACACGCTGAAGGGCGGCAAGCGCGGCGATATCCTGATTGGCGGGCGCGGAGCCGATGTGCTGTCGGGCGGGCAGGGCATCGATATGTTTGTCTATAACAACCTGAACGACGCAGGCGATATCATTACCGACTTTGAAGCGGTGGATCGCATTGACCTGCGTGGCATCTTCCGCAGCCCCACCTTTGCTGCGCCCAGCCCCACGGCTCAATACAACCAGTTCATTCGGCTGGTGCAAAATGGCGCGAATACGGAAGTGCAAATCGACCGCGACGGCAACGGCCTGCGGCTAGATTTCATAACGCTGGTGACGCTGCGAAACGTGTCGCTGGATGCGGTGCGACCTCGAAATTTCGTGATTGCCTAG
- the tatA gene encoding twin-arginine translocase TatA/TatE family subunit, translated as MFGLGWPEVAIIAVVAILIFGPKKIPELGGALGKTLRGFKEGMNGVDEEGDREPEE; from the coding sequence ATGTTTGGTTTGGGCTGGCCCGAGGTTGCCATTATTGCAGTCGTTGCGATTCTTATTTTTGGGCCTAAAAAGATCCCTGAACTAGGCGGGGCTTTGGGCAAGACGCTGCGGGGCTTCAAGGAGGGGATGAACGGAGTAGACGAAGAGGGCGATCGCGAACCGGAAGAATAG
- the bioD gene encoding dethiobiotin synthase has protein sequence MSALLIAATDSDTGKTVLISALAAYWQAHSGGRSLGIMKPVQSGKGDRELYQRLFPLNQSISEINPIHFDSPLAPPIAAEKEGRNINLDSAWHTFETLSKQKDWVLVEALGSLGSPVTHETTVADLAWDWRIPTVLVVPVKLGAIGQAVANVALARQARVHVKGIVLNCIAPCTQQEIDDWAPADLIQSLTQVPILGLIPHLPDPTDLGRLTQVASDLALERLMPIKG, from the coding sequence TTGAGCGCGCTTTTGATTGCAGCGACGGATTCAGATACGGGAAAAACGGTGCTGATTTCGGCACTGGCGGCCTACTGGCAAGCTCACAGCGGCGGGCGATCGCTCGGCATTATGAAACCTGTGCAGTCTGGCAAGGGCGATCGCGAACTCTATCAGCGCCTCTTCCCACTCAACCAGTCCATTAGCGAGATCAACCCCATCCACTTTGACTCGCCCCTAGCGCCGCCCATCGCTGCCGAAAAAGAAGGCCGCAACATCAACCTAGACAGCGCGTGGCACACCTTTGAAACTCTTTCTAAACAAAAAGACTGGGTGCTGGTCGAGGCGCTGGGCAGCCTCGGTTCGCCCGTCACCCACGAAACCACCGTTGCCGACCTCGCTTGGGACTGGCGCATTCCCACCGTCCTGGTGGTTCCGGTGAAGCTGGGGGCAATTGGGCAAGCGGTCGCCAATGTCGCCCTCGCCCGCCAGGCCCGCGTCCATGTCAAGGGCATTGTGCTAAACTGCATCGCGCCCTGCACCCAGCAGGAGATTGACGACTGGGCCCCTGCCGACCTGATCCAGTCCCTCACCCAGGTTCCCATCCTCGGCCTGATTCCCCACCTGCCCGACCCCACCGACCTCGGCCGCCTCACCCAAGTCGCCTCTGACCTAGCGCTGGAGCGGCTGATGCCAATAAAAGGCTAG
- a CDS encoding glutamate-5-semialdehyde dehydrogenase, with protein sequence MLTSTPDLKTLAQQTRSAARRLAALSGEARNQAVGAIALALEAAAPEILAANAADCAAALEEGLAKPLYGRLKLDETKLRGVIAGVRDVARLADPVGQVQLHRELDTGLVLKRITCPLGVLGVIFESRPDALVQIASLAIKSGNGVILKGGREAVRSCEALTKAIHQGLSSVDLDPAVVRLLTTREETVALLGLDQEVDLIIPRGSNAFVRFVQENTRIPVLGHADGICHLYVDRAADVAQAVAIALDAKTNYPSACNAIETLLVHEAIAPKFLPAMVPVFQSAGVELRGDDRTQALVGAAIEPATEADWATEYGDLVLAIRVVDSLEAAIAHINTYGSRHTEAIATQDDAAAATFISQVDAAGVFHNCSTRFADGFRYGFGAEVGISTQKMPPRGPVGLEGLVTYKYQLLGNGHIVNTYSGEHARPFTHRDLA encoded by the coding sequence ATGCTCACCTCCACTCCCGACCTCAAAACCCTGGCCCAGCAGACCCGTTCGGCGGCACGGCGGCTAGCAGCGCTGTCGGGCGAGGCGCGAAATCAGGCAGTTGGGGCGATCGCCCTTGCCCTAGAAGCCGCCGCCCCAGAAATTCTGGCGGCCAACGCGGCGGACTGCGCGGCGGCGCTAGAGGAAGGACTGGCAAAACCGCTTTACGGGCGGCTCAAGCTGGATGAAACCAAGCTGCGTGGCGTGATTGCCGGAGTGCGCGATGTGGCACGGCTGGCCGACCCGGTGGGTCAGGTGCAGCTTCATCGAGAACTAGACACCGGGCTGGTGCTAAAGCGGATCACCTGTCCGCTGGGCGTGCTGGGCGTGATTTTCGAGTCGCGGCCCGACGCGCTGGTGCAAATTGCGTCGCTGGCCATCAAGTCGGGGAACGGAGTCATCCTCAAGGGCGGGCGGGAAGCGGTGCGCTCCTGCGAGGCGCTGACGAAGGCGATTCACCAGGGGCTGAGTTCGGTAGACCTGGACCCAGCGGTGGTGCGCCTGCTGACGACGCGGGAGGAAACGGTGGCACTGCTGGGGTTGGATCAAGAGGTGGATTTGATCATTCCACGGGGTTCCAACGCCTTTGTGCGGTTTGTGCAGGAGAACACTCGGATTCCGGTGCTGGGCCATGCCGACGGCATCTGCCACCTATACGTCGATCGGGCGGCCGACGTGGCCCAGGCGGTGGCGATCGCCCTTGATGCCAAAACCAACTATCCCTCCGCCTGCAATGCCATTGAGACGCTGCTGGTGCATGAGGCGATTGCGCCAAAGTTTCTCCCTGCAATGGTTCCGGTCTTCCAGTCCGCAGGCGTAGAACTGCGCGGCGACGACCGGACACAAGCCCTAGTCGGCGCTGCCATCGAGCCTGCCACGGAAGCAGACTGGGCAACGGAATACGGCGATCTGGTTCTGGCGATTCGCGTGGTGGATTCGCTAGAAGCGGCGATCGCCCACATCAACACCTACGGCTCCCGGCACACCGAGGCGATCGCCACACAAGATGACGCAGCCGCCGCCACGTTTATCTCTCAAGTAGACGCAGCGGGCGTGTTTCACAACTGCTCCACCCGCTTTGCCGACGGCTTCCGTTACGGCTTTGGTGCAGAAGTCGGCATCAGCACCCAGAAAATGCCGCCCCGCGGCCCCGTGGGGCTAGAAGGTCTGGTGACCTATAAGTACCAGTTGCTGGGCAATGGGCATATCGTCAACACCTACAGCGGCGAACACGCCCGCCCCTTCACCCACCGCGACCTCGCCTGA
- a CDS encoding MGMT family protein → MNTYQVIYDIVRQIPYGQVATYGQIADLAQLYGKARLVGYALYRVDMQNSDIPWHRVINAKGEVSESPLRYGTDYLQRSLLEAEGIEFSPEGKVDLRKYLWRPGGE, encoded by the coding sequence ATGAACACCTACCAGGTGATCTACGACATCGTGCGGCAGATTCCTTACGGGCAAGTCGCCACCTATGGGCAAATCGCTGACCTGGCGCAACTCTACGGCAAGGCGCGGCTGGTGGGCTATGCGCTCTATCGGGTTGATATGCAAAATTCCGACATTCCCTGGCACCGCGTCATCAATGCCAAAGGCGAAGTATCGGAATCCCCCCTGCGCTACGGCACAGACTATTTGCAGCGATCGCTCCTAGAAGCCGAGGGCATCGAGTTTAGCCCAGAAGGAAAGGTGGATTTGCGGAAATATTTGTGGCGGCCGGGGGGAGAGTGA
- a CDS encoding branched-chain amino acid ABC transporter permease, translating into MEGFVVSLVIFAAIFAIFALGLNLQWGFTGLINFGQVAFMTIGAYATVLLSLRGVPLWLGALIGAGLAALLGLGIGLATLRLREDYLAIVTIGVAEMVRLIAENEAWLTRGTFGLQSFPLPLANWNPNWLGRSLMVAMLTAIAGLAYWRFWRWLRQTVKSIPPAHLTNGVALSLGYLLSLTLLVIGLGYASSTLKQLGTVPYWLLGVLLLGAMVALVWFYVWLGALAKTRIPAWSNSLGTVAALVCAALGLWVYGYSASALYHYDRNPSKAGLMLISVVLLAVIFWALERLVRSPWGRVLKAIREDEAVARALGKNVFAYKLQSLAIGGFLAGIAGSLYAWQLTTVYPDNFQPLVTFNAWTIVVLGGAGNNVGTILGAAIFWGYQTVTRFFLRDVIPLDDARLGAFRIMLIGLLLMVLMVWRPQGILGNKDELTLGK; encoded by the coding sequence ATGGAAGGGTTTGTTGTCTCTCTGGTCATCTTTGCGGCAATTTTTGCCATTTTTGCTCTGGGGTTGAATCTTCAATGGGGGTTCACGGGGCTAATTAACTTTGGGCAGGTCGCGTTTATGACCATTGGAGCCTACGCGACGGTGCTGCTCAGCTTGCGGGGGGTGCCGCTGTGGTTGGGGGCGCTGATCGGCGCAGGGCTGGCAGCGCTGTTGGGGCTGGGCATTGGTTTGGCGACGCTGCGCCTGCGGGAAGATTATCTGGCAATTGTTACCATTGGCGTGGCCGAGATGGTGCGCCTGATTGCCGAAAACGAGGCCTGGCTGACACGCGGTACGTTTGGACTCCAAAGCTTTCCGCTGCCGCTGGCGAATTGGAACCCCAACTGGCTGGGGCGATCGCTCATGGTGGCAATGCTAACGGCGATCGCCGGGTTGGCCTACTGGCGGTTCTGGCGCTGGCTGCGGCAAACCGTGAAGTCTATTCCTCCGGCGCATCTGACCAACGGCGTGGCCCTGTCGCTAGGCTACCTGCTGTCTCTGACGCTGCTGGTGATTGGGCTGGGCTACGCCTCCAGCACGCTCAAGCAACTAGGCACGGTTCCCTACTGGCTGCTGGGGGTGCTGCTGCTGGGGGCAATGGTGGCACTGGTGTGGTTTTATGTGTGGCTGGGAGCGTTGGCCAAGACCAGAATTCCTGCCTGGTCTAACAGCTTGGGAACGGTGGCGGCGTTGGTCTGCGCGGCGCTGGGCCTCTGGGTCTATGGCTACTCGGCCTCGGCGCTATATCACTACGACCGCAATCCCAGCAAGGCAGGGCTGATGCTGATCTCGGTGGTGCTGCTGGCGGTGATTTTTTGGGCATTAGAACGACTCGTGCGATCGCCCTGGGGTCGCGTCCTCAAAGCCATCCGAGAAGACGAAGCCGTCGCCCGCGCTCTGGGCAAAAACGTCTTTGCCTACAAGCTGCAATCCCTGGCGATCGGCGGCTTCTTGGCCGGCATTGCGGGGTCCCTCTACGCCTGGCAGCTCACCACGGTCTATCCCGATAACTTCCAGCCCCTCGTCACCTTCAACGCCTGGACGATCGTTGTCCTCGGCGGCGCAGGCAACAATGTAGGCACGATTTTGGGAGCCGCCATCTTCTGGGGCTACCAGACCGTCACCCGCTTCTTTTTGCGCGATGTAATTCCCCTCGACGATGCCCGCCTTGGCGCATTCCGCATCATGCTCATCGGTCTGCTGCTGATGGTTCTGATGGTGTGGCGACCGCAGGGCATTTTGGGCAACAAAGATGAGCTAACCCTTGGGAAGTAG
- a CDS encoding ABC transporter ATP-binding protein yields MALLTATQLTKTFGGIRAVDAASIEVPEGSITGLIGPNGAGKTTLFNLLSMFLRPDSGEVQFAEEPIHELQPHQVAQRGLVRTFQVARVLSRLSVLENMLLAAQEQTGEKFWNVWWRSPRIAQEEEAQREYAWNILESIGLAHKAHDYAGSLSGGQRKLLELGRALMVKPRLILLDEPAAGVNPTLINQICEHIQAWNRQGITFLVIEHNMDVVMSLCDRVWVMAEGRNLASGTPEEVQNNPLVLEAYLGQ; encoded by the coding sequence ATGGCTCTCCTGACGGCAACCCAACTTACCAAAACCTTCGGCGGCATCCGGGCGGTGGATGCGGCCTCGATCGAAGTGCCAGAGGGCAGCATCACCGGGCTGATTGGGCCGAACGGGGCGGGCAAGACGACGCTGTTTAACCTGCTGTCGATGTTTTTGCGTCCAGACAGCGGCGAAGTGCAGTTTGCTGAGGAGCCGATTCACGAGCTACAGCCGCATCAGGTGGCGCAGCGGGGGCTGGTGCGGACGTTTCAGGTGGCGCGGGTGTTGTCGCGGCTGTCGGTGCTGGAAAACATGCTGCTGGCGGCCCAAGAGCAGACGGGCGAAAAGTTTTGGAATGTGTGGTGGCGATCGCCCCGCATTGCCCAGGAAGAAGAAGCACAGCGCGAGTATGCCTGGAACATCCTGGAATCCATCGGTCTGGCGCACAAAGCCCATGACTACGCGGGTTCTCTATCGGGCGGACAGCGCAAGCTGCTGGAGTTGGGGCGGGCGCTGATGGTCAAGCCCCGGCTGATTTTGCTGGATGAACCCGCCGCAGGCGTAAATCCGACGCTGATCAACCAGATTTGTGAACATATCCAAGCGTGGAACCGTCAGGGCATCACCTTCTTGGTGATTGAACACAATATGGACGTGGTGATGTCACTGTGCGATCGCGTCTGGGTGATGGCAGAAGGACGCAACCTGGCATCGGGCACCCCCGAAGAAGTGCAGAACAATCCGCTGGTGCTAGAAGCCTACTTGGGTCAATAG
- a CDS encoding (2Fe-2S) ferredoxin domain-containing protein — protein sequence MFETPQPTSQPESPQAELPGKQATPLKRRCVSVCQYRSCERSGSAAVLAAFREANLPGVLISASDCMGQCASGPTVRVTPDNVWYCRVKPEDVGAIATQHLQHDEPVERLLHPRFHPRFDFAD from the coding sequence ATGTTTGAGACTCCTCAGCCAACCTCGCAACCTGAATCCCCCCAAGCTGAATTACCCGGCAAACAAGCGACTCCGCTAAAGCGACGCTGCGTTTCGGTCTGTCAATATCGCTCCTGCGAACGGAGCGGGTCGGCGGCGGTGCTGGCGGCGTTTCGAGAGGCGAATCTGCCGGGGGTGCTGATCAGCGCTAGCGACTGTATGGGGCAGTGTGCCTCTGGGCCAACGGTGCGCGTTACGCCAGACAACGTGTGGTATTGCCGGGTAAAGCCGGAAGATGTAGGGGCGATCGCCACTCAGCATCTCCAGCACGACGAACCCGTAGAGCGGCTGCTGCATCCCCGGTTTCACCCCCGGTTTGATTTTGCAGATTAG